TTTTATTTGCATGAAGTACATAGGTATGTAAAAAGTGTACACAGATCAATAAAATTAGTGTTCATCCATATAATTACTTCATTTTCTATAAAATGGATGTCATAATTTAAAAATAAGGCACGCAATAACTCACGTGCCTTATCGTTTATTCAACTGACAAGATGATAGCAGCTTGTCTTATTTTTCGTCAGCTTCTGCAACAACTTCTTCGGCTGGAGCTTCAACTGGCTCAACAACTGTGCTGTTCTCAACAAGAACATCAATCGTTTTACGCAGTTTCACTTCATCGCGAAGGCTGTCCAGGGAACCATTACCTTCGAGGATGCCACGGATCTCATCAGCAGGACGCTTGTAAGATTCAGCCATTTTCTCGAGTTCTTGATTCACTTCTTCGTCAGATACTTCAATGTTTTCCGCTTTACCTACAGCTTCAAGCACCAGGTTGTTGCGAACACGTTTGGAAGCATCTTCTTGCATTTGTCCTCTCAGGTCAGCTTGAGTCTGGCCGGAGAAGCTCAGGAACATTTCAAGGTTCATACCTTGGTTACGCAGACGGTTGTCGAAATCACGCATCATGTTTTGTACTTCGCTGTCAACCATTGCAGCCGGAATGTCCACTTCAGCGTTCTCAGCCACTTTTTCTACAACTGCATTTTCTTGTGCAGCTTTGGCTTCGTCAGCTTTACGGGATTCCAATTGTGTTTTCAGGTCAGCTTTGTACTCTTCAAGTGTGTCGAATTCGCTAACATCTTTAGCAAACTCATCATCCAATGCAGGAAGCTGTTTGCGCTTGATTTCGTGAATTTTCACTTTGAATACTGCTTGTTTGCCAGCAAGTTCTGCTGCATGGTAGCTCTCTGGGAAAGTCACTTCTACGTCTTTGAAGTCACCTGTGGACAGACCCACAACTTGCTCTTCAAATCCAGGAATGAATGTGTTGGAACCCAGTTCCAGGGAATAACGTTCAGCTTGTCCACCTTCGAAAGGTACACCATCAACGGAACCGTCGAAGTCGATTACTGCAACGTCGCCGTTAGCAGCGGAACCTTCGTCGATTACAACGAGTTCAGCGTGACGTTGTTGAAGACGCTCAAGTTCTTCAGCCACTTCTGCATCCGTTACTTCACCTTTTGCTACAGCAACTTCGATTCCTTTGTACTCACCCAGAGTAACTTCAGGTTTCACAGTTACTTTCGCTTTGAACTTGAATGTTTGTCCTTTAGCGAATTGTTCAACATCTACGTCAGGACGATCAACCGGGAAAATATCCGTTTGGTCGATTGCTTCTGTATAAGCTTCAGGAAGCAAAATGTCGATTGCTTCTTGATAAAGGCTCTCTACACCAAAACGTGCTTCGAAGATGGAACGTGGTACTTTACCT
The window above is part of the Paenibacillus sp. 1781tsa1 genome. Proteins encoded here:
- the tig gene encoding trigger factor, which gives rise to MKATWEKIEKNLGVLEVEVDADRVTAALDKAFNKVVKQANVPGFRKGKVPRSIFEARFGVESLYQEAIDILLPEAYTEAIDQTDIFPVDRPDVDVEQFAKGQTFKFKAKVTVKPEVTLGEYKGIEVAVAKGEVTDAEVAEELERLQQRHAELVVIDEGSAANGDVAVIDFDGSVDGVPFEGGQAERYSLELGSNTFIPGFEEQVVGLSTGDFKDVEVTFPESYHAAELAGKQAVFKVKIHEIKRKQLPALDDEFAKDVSEFDTLEEYKADLKTQLESRKADEAKAAQENAVVEKVAENAEVDIPAAMVDSEVQNMMRDFDNRLRNQGMNLEMFLSFSGQTQADLRGQMQEDASKRVRNNLVLEAVGKAENIEVSDEEVNQELEKMAESYKRPADEIRGILEGNGSLDSLRDEVKLRKTIDVLVENSTVVEPVEAPAEEVVAEADEK